From the genome of Deltaproteobacteria bacterium, one region includes:
- a CDS encoding type II toxin-antitoxin system VapC family toxin, which yields MYKPCVLLDTCALLWLATGSDKLSDKALNVIEAASIVYVSAITAWEISLKTARGNLTLPIKPSQWFATALEQHKLTLASLDVDILLAANELPWLHRDPADRFIIATALKLNATIVTTDKLIEQYDIAVIH from the coding sequence ATGTATAAACCCTGTGTTTTATTAGATACTTGTGCCCTTTTATGGTTAGCTACAGGTAGCGATAAACTTAGCGACAAAGCATTAAATGTAATTGAGGCAGCTTCTATAGTTTATGTATCTGCAATTACTGCTTGGGAGATCAGCCTAAAAACAGCACGAGGCAACTTAACCCTACCAATCAAACCATCACAATGGTTTGCCACAGCACTTGAGCAACATAAGCTAACCTTAGCATCATTAGATGTTGATATATTACTAGCAGCCAATGAATTACCTTGGCTGCATAGAGACCCTGCAGACCGTTTTATTATCGCCACGGCATTAAAACTAAATGCTACCATTGTCACTACTGATAAGCTTATCGAGCAGTATGATATCGCGGTGATACATTGA
- a CDS encoding type II toxin-antitoxin system prevent-host-death family antitoxin, which produces MTSVTVHEAKTHLSALLARIERGERIVICRHGKAVAVLSPLPTGSRLATSQLLSKTIINEDPTKPTIDEWLDV; this is translated from the coding sequence ATGACTTCAGTAACCGTTCATGAAGCAAAAACGCATTTATCTGCTTTACTTGCACGTATTGAGCGTGGTGAGCGAATAGTGATTTGTCGACATGGTAAAGCTGTAGCTGTACTTTCACCATTACCTACAGGCTCGCGTTTAGCAACTTCACAACTGCTCAGCAAAACAATAATTAACGAAGACCCAACTAAACCGACTATAGATGAGTGGCTTGATGTATAA